TTGTATATTGTACTAAAGTACGCGAGTCTTTGGGAACTATACATCGCTGCTGTGCTCACTCTACTTTTACCTACTCAATTTTTTTCTGAGTAATCGACTATCAACGAGCTGGAAGTCTTGTTGAGCGGAGCGAAACAGACGTGTTCTCCCGAAGCGCAATTCGGGCGTCGGCTGTGCTCACTCTACTTTTACCTACTCAATTTTTTTCCTGATTAATCTACTATCAATGAGTTCCATCTCTACATTTCTGGTGAGCTTATTTATAAGAGAAATGGAGATTTGAAGAAATTCGCATTTCAAAAACCCTATATGAAATGAAAAGTATACTTTCAGACAGTAATGGGTCTTGGTGTTTTTGATGGCAAAGAGAACTCTTGTTTTTGTTTACAATGCTGACAGTGGATTGATGAATGAAATGAAAGATTATTTTCACAAAATAGTTTCTCCTTCCACATACGGTTGTAATCTTTGTGCTCTCACATACAGCAACACTGGAATGAAAAGTGATTGGAAGTCTTTTGTAGACGATCTTGGCTTGCCTGTTAAGTTTTTGCACAAGGATGAGTTCAGGCAGACATACGGAAAAATGGAAGCTTCATTCCCATGTGCTTTTATGGATGAAGACGGGGAACTATCCCTTCTCATCACATCAGATGAAATTAACCAGAAGACAGATCTTGAAGATCTTAAGAATCTGGTTAAGGACAAAGTTGAAAACATGGATAACTGAAGTTTGATAATCCATAATTTCATTTTTTTTCATAAGGGCCAGTTACCACTACCTATAATTGGAATTGCTTCCAATATTTCTTCAGAAAGGGGTTTGATCATGAAACAATACGATCTTATCATCATCGGTACTGGCTCTGCGATGAACTATATTGGTTCAATTCTTCAGGAACATCCTGAAATGAAACTTGCCGTTATTGACAAGGATGACCCGGGTGGGATATGTCTCACGAGAGGTTGTATCCCTTCCAAAATGCTCCTTTATCCGGCAGAACTTGTTCGAAACATTGAAATTGCAAGAAACTTTGGAATACATAGCAGGATTGACAACATAGATTTCAATACAGTCATGGAAAGAATGCGAAAATCAATCTCTTCTGACATTGAAATGATTCGTAGTGGTCTTCAGGAGACAGAAGATTTCGATTACTATCCGGAGGTTGCTGAATTCATATCGCCCTACACTTTGAAAGTAGGAGATGAAACAATTACTGCCTCCATGATCTTCTTATGCACCGGCTCAAAAACCCTTATTCCACCAATAAAAGGCCTTGAAAATACTGAATACCTGACCAGCGATACTGTTCTCCAGATGACTTCTCTTCCGAACAGCATCGTTATTATTGGGGCAGGCTATATCGCAGCGGAATATGGGCATTTCTTTTCGGCAATGGGTAGCAAAGTTACCATAATAGGCAGAGGCAATCGTGTTCTATCTCAGGAAGAACCGGAAATCTCCATATTGGTCCGGAGAGAAATGGAGCAGTACATGGAAATTTTAACCGGCTATGACGTGACTGAAGTTCGTGAGGAAAACGGTAAGAAAGTAGTAGCAGGGACTTCGTCAGAAGATGGTTCCCAGCTGGAAATCGAAGCAGAAGCAATTCTGGTAGCAACGGGAAGGGCTTCAAATTCTGATATACTCCATCCTGAAAAAGGTAATGTTGAAGTTGATGAAAGAGGCTGGATCAAAGTAAACGAACATCTTGAGACCACGTCCCCCAATGTTTGGGCTTTTGGTGATTCAAATGGACAATACCTGTTCAAACATGTGGGAAACCATGAATCTACCGTTGTCTATCGCAATGCTATCCTAAAACACGATGTAAGTGTTGATTATCACGCAGTTCCACATGCAGTGTTCTCATGGCCTGAAATTGCTGGGTTAGGTATGAGCGAAAATGCAGCAATCGAACACTATGGGGAAGAAAAGATTTCCATTGGCTTCCAACCCTTTGAGGGCACCGGGAAAGGCCTTGCCATGGGTCTTAAGAACTACTTTGTGAAGGTTATCCTTGAAGCAGAATCCCAAAAAATATTAGGTGCTCATATAATCGGGCCTGAAGCTTCAGTTCTAATTCATGAATTCATTCCATTAATGTATACCGAAACACAGAATGTATATCCGCTAATCTATTCAATGGATATCCACCCCTCACTCAGCGAAGTTATAAAGCGGGCTGTAAATTCCCAGTACACTGTTAATGAATATCATTCCATTCTCATGGAAATGAATTTAATGGAATAAAAAAGGGAAAAAAGAGTTTTCCTCCTGTTAATCAGGAGGATAATGCGACAATTGCTTCGGCAAGGTCGCCGTTTGCATTTTTGAGAGCTTGTTTTGCCTCGTCTTCGGAGACATTTGCCTGCTCCATGACAAGCCTGATGTCGTCTTCCGGAATTTCCAACTCTCTTGCTACTTCTTCAGGGGTTCCTACTATCTGGTAAGTGTCTACTCCCTGTGCATTCATTATAGTCACGTTGGCATCATTGAATATAATTTCACGATCTGGCATACGGATTATAACCTGTTCCACATCTGCCAACTCGTTGATGTTGATGCCCATTTGCTTCATCATCTGCTTAAGCTTCTTAGGGTTCATACCCTTTCCACCCATGCCTGGAATCATCCTGTATCACCTCTACTGATGTAATGCAGTTTTTATGCAAAAAAAGAAGTTTATAAAAAGTTAAATTAGTGGCATCCGCCACCGCATGAACCGCAGCTGCTCATGGCTTTTGGATTATCAATAATGAAACCCTTGCCATCAGGAGTCTCGATAAAGTCGATTTTTGCTTCATCAAGTTCTTCCTGAACATCAGGTGCCATTACAATCTTAACATCCTTATCGGTAATTGTGACGTCGTCCTCTTTTGTTTCGTTGTCAAGTGCCATACCGTACTGTACACCACTGCAACCAAGACCTGCGACAAAAATTCTCAGTGCATGGTCTTTTTTATCCTCAGACTCCATCAGGGATTTAAGTTCCTGAGCTGCGATATCAGTAATTTCTACCATTTGTTCTCTCCTTTTGTAAGTAAGTATACTTCACTTTAGCCGGGTGTTGCTATATTAAATTGTCGTGCCTATCCATTACATGAATTCAACATCGCTGTCAGACGGATTGTCTAGAATTTCAGCAGTTGATGCATTGATTTCTACTGAATTTCTTTTTCCCTTTACTTCCCAGACAGGAACATAAACAAGTTCGGTTC
The DNA window shown above is from Methanohalophilus levihalophilus and carries:
- a CDS encoding dihydrolipoyl dehydrogenase, which gives rise to MKQYDLIIIGTGSAMNYIGSILQEHPEMKLAVIDKDDPGGICLTRGCIPSKMLLYPAELVRNIEIARNFGIHSRIDNIDFNTVMERMRKSISSDIEMIRSGLQETEDFDYYPEVAEFISPYTLKVGDETITASMIFLCTGSKTLIPPIKGLENTEYLTSDTVLQMTSLPNSIVIIGAGYIAAEYGHFFSAMGSKVTIIGRGNRVLSQEEPEISILVRREMEQYMEILTGYDVTEVREENGKKVVAGTSSEDGSQLEIEAEAILVATGRASNSDILHPEKGNVEVDERGWIKVNEHLETTSPNVWAFGDSNGQYLFKHVGNHESTVVYRNAILKHDVSVDYHAVPHAVFSWPEIAGLGMSENAAIEHYGEEKISIGFQPFEGTGKGLAMGLKNYFVKVILEAESQKILGAHIIGPEASVLIHEFIPLMYTETQNVYPLIYSMDIHPSLSEVIKRAVNSQYTVNEYHSILMEMNLME
- a CDS encoding nascent polypeptide-associated complex protein codes for the protein MIPGMGGKGMNPKKLKQMMKQMGININELADVEQVIIRMPDREIIFNDANVTIMNAQGVDTYQIVGTPEEVARELEIPEDDIRLVMEQANVSEDEAKQALKNANGDLAEAIVALSS
- a CDS encoding HesB/IscA family protein: MVEITDIAAQELKSLMESEDKKDHALRIFVAGLGCSGVQYGMALDNETKEDDVTITDKDVKIVMAPDVQEELDEAKIDFIETPDGKGFIIDNPKAMSSCGSCGGGCH